Proteins encoded within one genomic window of Candidatus Coatesbacteria bacterium:
- a CDS encoding site-specific DNA-methyltransferase, with translation MTDAPKSYESLSVEERFREAEKARRNDRGRRISVLLKRGDARELEWIDDESCHLVVTSPPYWTLKKYNDSASQLGHVEDYEEFLEELDRVWRHSLRILVPGGRLCCVVGDVCLSRRKHGRHLVMPLHADISVRCRRIGFDNLNPIIWHKIANATTEVEGGGRFLGKPYEPNAIIKNDIEFILMQRKPGGYRKPTEEQRRLSMIERERFNLWFQQIWRLGGESTRNHPAPFPLALADRLVRMFSFVGDTVLDPFLGSGTTAVAAMKAGRNAVGVEIDADYFAATIERVRASADLLTNTEISVL, from the coding sequence ATGACTGATGCGCCGAAGAGCTACGAATCCCTTTCCGTCGAGGAGCGTTTTCGCGAAGCGGAAAAGGCGCGCAGGAACGACCGTGGTCGGCGGATCTCCGTGCTGTTAAAGCGCGGTGACGCCCGCGAGCTGGAATGGATCGACGACGAGAGCTGTCATTTGGTGGTGACCTCGCCGCCCTACTGGACCCTGAAAAAATATAACGATTCGGCGAGCCAATTGGGGCACGTCGAGGATTACGAGGAGTTTCTCGAGGAACTGGATCGGGTCTGGCGGCACAGCTTGCGCATCCTGGTTCCCGGTGGCCGCCTGTGCTGCGTGGTCGGTGATGTCTGCCTCTCGCGACGCAAACACGGCCGTCACCTCGTCATGCCCCTGCATGCGGATATTTCGGTTCGCTGCCGACGCATCGGCTTCGACAACCTCAACCCCATTATCTGGCACAAAATCGCCAACGCCACCACGGAGGTCGAGGGTGGAGGTCGCTTTCTCGGCAAGCCCTACGAGCCCAACGCCATCATCAAGAACGATATCGAGTTTATCCTGATGCAGCGCAAGCCCGGGGGTTATCGTAAACCGACCGAGGAGCAACGTCGACTCAGCATGATCGAGCGCGAGCGTTTCAATCTCTGGTTCCAGCAGATCTGGCGCCTGGGCGGTGAATCGACCCGCAATCATCCCGCCCCCTTCCCCCTTGCCCTGGCCGACCGCCTGGTCAGGATGTTCTCCTTCGTGGGTGACACCGTTCTCGATCCCTTCCTGGGCAGCGGCACGACGGCCGTCGCTGCGATGAAGGCCGGCAGGAACGCCGTCGGGGTGGAAATCGACGCGGACTACTTCGCCGCCACGATCGAACGGGTAAGAGCCTCAGCGGATTTGCTGACCAATACCGAGATAAGTGTTTTATGA
- a CDS encoding restriction endonuclease gives MEDRLAQAVKHFWGVRSGQASRVGGGDRDGRAAVTGGKQLDGFLRLLKALLVENDIPSEWIKLDARLDLPGYYRPTKRWDLLVIDGERLLAVVELKSQVGPSFGNNFNNRVEEAVGSAQDLHTAYRERAFGAVPSPWLGYLMLLEDCPASRSVVRISQPFFSVFDEFNDTSYARRYELLGERLVLERLYTRSCLILSERSSGARGGYSEPNPALTFAGFIKSLIAHCRGGNP, from the coding sequence CTGGAAGACAGACTGGCCCAAGCCGTCAAGCACTTCTGGGGCGTGCGCTCCGGACAGGCTTCCCGTGTGGGCGGAGGGGATCGGGACGGTCGGGCGGCCGTTACCGGTGGAAAGCAACTGGACGGGTTTCTCAGGCTGCTTAAAGCTTTATTGGTGGAAAACGATATCCCGTCTGAATGGATCAAGCTCGACGCCCGTCTCGACCTGCCGGGATACTACCGTCCGACGAAACGCTGGGACTTGCTGGTAATAGACGGCGAGAGACTCCTCGCCGTCGTGGAGTTGAAATCCCAGGTTGGCCCGTCCTTTGGAAACAACTTCAACAATCGGGTGGAAGAAGCCGTGGGCTCAGCCCAGGACCTCCATACGGCTTACCGCGAGCGGGCCTTCGGCGCGGTGCCTAGTCCCTGGCTGGGCTACCTGATGCTGCTGGAGGACTGCCCGGCCTCGCGAAGCGTTGTGCGGATCAGTCAACCCTTCTTCTCCGTTTTTGACGAGTTCAATGACACCTCCTACGCCCGGCGTTACGAGCTGTTGGGAGAGAGACTGGTCCTGGAGCGCCTCTATACTCGCAGTTGCCTGATCCTGTCCGAGCGGTCGAGCGGTGCCCGCGGGGGCTACAGTGAGCCTAATCCAGCACTGACTTTCGCCGGCTTTATCAAGTCGCTGATCGCCCACTGCCGGGGGGGCAATCCATGA
- a CDS encoding aminotransferase class I/II-fold pyridoxal phosphate-dependent enzyme, with protein MMNELEPIDFSPPALDEREIAAVSAVLRSGWLTHGPRTREFEQRFAELVGAEYAVAVASGTAALHLALECAGIGPGDEVITSPLTFVSAGEVILQRGARPVFADVDPATGNLTPKSARAALSGKTRAVMPVHLGGYPVEMDGFIKLCAECDLALIDDAAHAVEARSGGRPLGALGDAGCYSFYVTKNLTTGEGGMLVTSRKEWAQRARLLRLHGMDRDAWNRYAADGRPGYDITALGYKYNLTDIAAALGLVQLDKLAENRRRRLELAAAYDEELADLPGIETPARPAADSDDEHAWHLYTVRVLEDRCTLSRDELAARLHELRTATALHFHPLHLMSFYRERLGTRPGLFPIAERLGRERLSLPFSPAYGPATAAEVARRIRLALQQR; from the coding sequence ATGATGAACGAGTTAGAGCCCATCGACTTCTCGCCGCCGGCGCTGGACGAACGCGAAATCGCCGCCGTGAGCGCGGTCCTGCGCTCGGGCTGGCTGACCCACGGGCCCCGGACCCGGGAGTTCGAACAGCGCTTCGCCGAACTGGTCGGCGCCGAATACGCCGTGGCCGTCGCCAGCGGCACCGCCGCCCTCCACCTGGCCCTCGAGTGCGCCGGGATCGGACCGGGAGACGAGGTGATCACCAGCCCCCTGACCTTCGTCTCGGCGGGCGAGGTCATCCTGCAGCGCGGGGCGCGGCCCGTCTTCGCCGACGTCGACCCCGCGACGGGCAACCTGACTCCGAAGTCGGCCCGGGCCGCCCTCTCCGGGAAAACCCGGGCCGTCATGCCCGTCCATCTGGGTGGCTACCCCGTCGAGATGGACGGCTTCATCAAGCTCTGCGCCGAGTGCGATCTGGCCCTGATCGACGACGCCGCCCACGCCGTCGAGGCCCGTAGCGGCGGCCGGCCCCTCGGCGCCCTGGGCGACGCCGGCTGCTACAGCTTCTATGTCACCAAGAACCTGACCACGGGCGAGGGCGGCATGCTGGTCACCTCGCGGAAGGAATGGGCCCAAAGGGCGCGGCTGCTGCGCCTCCACGGCATGGACCGCGACGCCTGGAACCGCTACGCCGCCGACGGCCGCCCGGGCTACGACATCACCGCCCTGGGCTACAAGTACAACCTGACCGATATCGCCGCCGCCCTCGGCCTGGTTCAGCTCGACAAACTGGCCGAGAACCGCCGCCGCCGCCTGGAACTCGCCGCCGCCTACGATGAGGAACTCGCCGACCTGCCCGGCATCGAAACCCCGGCGCGGCCCGCCGCCGACTCCGATGACGAGCACGCCTGGCACCTCTACACCGTGCGCGTCCTCGAGGACCGCTGTACACTGTCCCGGGACGAGCTGGCCGCCCGCCTGCACGAGCTGCGCACCGCCACCGCCCTCCACTTCCACCCCCTCCACCTGATGAGCTTCTACCGCGAACGCCTCGGCACCCGGCCGGGGTTGTTCCCCATCGCCGAACGCCTGGGACGCGAACGGCTCAGCCTGCCCTTCAGCCCGGCCTACGGTCCGGCAACGGCCGCCGAGGTCGCCCGGCGAATCCGCCTGGCACTGCAACAACGCTGA